A single region of the Granulicella aggregans genome encodes:
- a CDS encoding response regulator transcription factor, giving the protein MKILIVDDEPHLRMLIQQTLEELEDEGVELLMASNGEEAIDMIQEEQPNLVFLDVMMPKKNGFDVCHAVKNELKMSHIHIILLTAKGQEFDRQRGQEVGADLYMTKPFDPDALVAKARSVLGLEQ; this is encoded by the coding sequence ATGAAGATTCTTATCGTTGATGACGAGCCACACTTGCGGATGCTGATCCAGCAGACCCTGGAAGAGCTGGAAGATGAAGGCGTCGAGCTGCTGATGGCCAGCAATGGCGAAGAGGCCATTGACATGATCCAGGAAGAGCAGCCGAACCTCGTGTTCCTGGACGTGATGATGCCGAAGAAGAACGGCTTCGACGTGTGCCACGCGGTCAAGAATGAGTTGAAGATGAGCCACATTCACATCATCCTGCTGACTGCGAAGGGGCAGGAGTTCGACCGGCAGCGCGGGCAGGAGGTTGGCGCTGATCTCTACATGACGAAGCCGTTCGATCCGGACGCTCTGGTGGCCAAGGCCCGGTCGGTGCTCGGGCTCGAGCAGTGA
- a CDS encoding PP2C family protein-serine/threonine phosphatase, translated as MAALSLKTIASKRSSSYPALLAMCEALGGNVCVTDASGKTLLGELTGTDAGNTGVPVRMDDVTLGYVTGPQEAANALALLLAHLASREAEGRALGAEVLHLYREIHLIEQLSEQLAALLNLNAVGESALAQARRLIHATHGCILVREKDDSPLRVAASFGNLEGGDGGPLATGSQFAQSILDRGIAEVVNDCGSDARLLDSERALNAVICAPLRAGQRSVGVIALAHTAAGTSYSAADLKLVNTIALQTATAIENSFLCNEMVGAVRDREQLAALQHELETARTIQHLLVPRIFPPFPERKEFELHAQMTSARAVGGDFFDFFLVDENRLGVVIGDVSGKGIPAALYMALTRMQVKSTAILGMSPAECFLEVNRVLVRERVSAMFATCFYGLLDLTTGEFQYCSAGHNPPYVTRAVSGKVEALADVGGIPLGLFDGMGYVDSSVHLMPGDAVFLYTDGVSEAQNIAEEDFSDERVIEGLGANRELDCRALIGEMSRRVSLFVDGAPQSDDITMLSVRRF; from the coding sequence ATGGCTGCGCTAAGCCTGAAGACGATCGCAAGCAAGCGTTCGAGCAGCTATCCTGCGTTGCTTGCGATGTGCGAGGCGCTTGGAGGGAATGTTTGCGTTACGGACGCATCGGGCAAGACCCTGCTCGGAGAGTTGACGGGCACGGACGCGGGGAATACCGGTGTGCCGGTGCGTATGGACGACGTGACGCTAGGGTACGTTACGGGACCGCAAGAGGCCGCCAACGCGCTTGCCTTATTGCTGGCGCATCTTGCATCGCGTGAGGCTGAAGGACGAGCGCTGGGGGCGGAGGTGTTGCACCTCTACCGCGAGATTCACCTGATCGAACAGCTCTCGGAGCAGCTTGCAGCGCTGCTGAATTTGAATGCGGTGGGCGAGTCCGCACTGGCCCAGGCGCGGCGACTGATACACGCCACGCATGGGTGCATCCTTGTTCGCGAGAAAGACGATAGCCCGTTGCGCGTGGCGGCGTCCTTTGGCAACCTTGAAGGCGGTGATGGCGGGCCGCTCGCGACCGGGTCGCAGTTCGCGCAGTCGATTCTTGATCGAGGCATTGCGGAGGTCGTGAATGATTGCGGCAGCGATGCGAGGTTGCTCGATTCGGAGCGAGCGCTGAATGCTGTGATCTGCGCTCCGCTGCGGGCAGGACAGCGTTCGGTGGGCGTGATTGCATTGGCCCATACAGCGGCAGGGACTTCGTATTCGGCGGCCGATCTGAAGCTGGTCAACACGATCGCGTTGCAGACGGCGACGGCGATCGAGAATTCGTTTCTGTGCAACGAGATGGTGGGAGCGGTGCGAGACCGCGAACAGCTTGCTGCGCTCCAGCATGAACTGGAGACGGCGCGGACGATTCAGCACCTCCTGGTGCCGCGAATCTTTCCGCCATTTCCGGAGCGGAAGGAGTTTGAGCTGCATGCGCAGATGACTTCGGCGAGGGCGGTTGGCGGGGACTTCTTCGACTTCTTCCTGGTCGATGAGAATCGGCTCGGCGTGGTGATTGGGGATGTGTCGGGTAAGGGGATTCCGGCGGCGCTGTACATGGCGTTGACGCGGATGCAGGTGAAGTCCACGGCCATCCTCGGGATGTCGCCCGCGGAGTGTTTTCTTGAGGTGAACCGGGTTCTGGTGCGGGAACGCGTGAGTGCGATGTTCGCGACGTGCTTCTATGGGCTGCTCGATCTGACGACGGGGGAGTTTCAGTATTGCAGCGCGGGCCATAATCCGCCGTATGTGACGAGGGCGGTTAGTGGAAAGGTGGAAGCACTGGCAGATGTCGGGGGGATTCCGTTGGGACTGTTCGATGGGATGGGGTATGTCGATAGCAGCGTGCATCTGATGCCGGGGGACGCTGTGTTCCTTTATACGGATGGAGTCTCCGAGGCGCAGAACATCGCGGAAGAGGACTTCTCCGATGAGCGCGTGATTGAGGGACTCGGAGCCAATCGCGAGTTGGACTGCCGCGCACTGATCGGCGAGATGTCGCGCAGAGTATCGCTGTTTGTTGATGGAGCGCCGCAGTCCGATGACATTACGATGCTGTCGGTCCGCCGCTTTTAG
- a CDS encoding DUF420 domain-containing protein, which yields MNEKPNTLRTPPAIIATIVIVSALASALICYLVYFHAPSDVTGTHLRSLPFLNAVLNACATVALIVGYIYIRARKLSAHRASMFAAFFFSSIFLVSYLTNFTLHGETLFNRLSPWWPFYWKLLLSHILLSIIALPLILITFFLSLTGRFPAHRKLARYTFPIWLYVSVTGVIVYIMQSALR from the coding sequence ATGAACGAAAAGCCAAATACCCTGCGCACACCGCCTGCCATCATCGCGACGATTGTCATCGTCAGTGCCCTCGCCAGCGCGCTCATCTGCTATCTCGTCTACTTCCACGCCCCGTCCGACGTCACCGGAACTCACCTGCGTTCGCTCCCTTTCCTGAACGCAGTCCTGAACGCCTGCGCGACGGTCGCCCTCATTGTCGGCTACATCTACATCCGCGCACGAAAGCTCAGTGCGCACCGGGCATCGATGTTCGCCGCATTCTTCTTTTCGTCGATCTTCCTGGTCTCCTACCTCACCAACTTCACTCTCCACGGCGAGACCCTTTTCAACCGTCTCAGTCCCTGGTGGCCCTTCTACTGGAAGCTTCTCCTCTCGCACATCCTCCTGTCGATCATCGCGCTGCCCCTGATCCTGATCACCTTCTTCCTATCGCTCACGGGCCGCTTTCCCGCCCACCGCAAGCTGGCCCGCTACACCTTCCCGATCTGGCTCTATGTCTCGGTCACCGGCGTGATCGTCTACATCATGCAATCGGCGCTGCGGTAA
- the cyoE gene encoding heme o synthase, translating into MTTRTGHDLAGQEDELPHATATAPGRIDERSVPSLLADYATLLKPRVSLMVVITAAGGFYLGSLRSGISPFHLGAVEALAGIAVVTFGSSILNQALERRTDTLMRRTANRPMAAGRIGLAHGLILGFLAVFLGTLYLAEVTNVITGTLTLLTAVGYVAIYTPLKRFTTINTFIGAFPGALPPLIGWTAARGVIEWPGVALFAILFVWQFPHFMAIGWMYREDYAAAGIKLTATQEPAKSAAQMAVAQALFYAVIMIPVSLWPVALHTTGYIYGAAAAILSVGYLWYTLRFARILRDPLSSESRTYARELLRYSVIFLPLLLAAMTLDAKGRLLF; encoded by the coding sequence GTGACAACCCGTACCGGGCATGACCTCGCCGGTCAGGAGGACGAACTCCCTCACGCGACCGCGACCGCCCCGGGCCGTATCGACGAGCGTTCGGTTCCTTCACTCCTCGCGGACTACGCGACGCTGCTCAAGCCTCGCGTCTCCTTGATGGTCGTCATCACCGCCGCCGGCGGCTTCTACCTCGGCAGCCTGCGCTCCGGTATCAGCCCCTTCCACCTCGGTGCCGTCGAGGCCCTCGCAGGGATCGCAGTAGTCACCTTCGGCAGCAGCATCCTGAACCAGGCCCTCGAACGCCGCACCGATACCCTGATGCGCCGCACCGCCAACCGCCCCATGGCGGCAGGCCGAATCGGCTTGGCCCACGGCCTTATCCTCGGCTTCCTCGCCGTATTCCTGGGCACTCTTTACCTTGCCGAAGTCACCAACGTCATCACCGGCACCCTGACACTTCTTACTGCCGTCGGCTACGTCGCCATCTACACCCCGCTCAAGCGATTCACCACCATCAACACCTTCATCGGCGCATTCCCCGGAGCGCTTCCGCCGCTCATCGGCTGGACCGCCGCCCGCGGCGTCATCGAGTGGCCCGGTGTCGCCCTCTTCGCCATCCTCTTCGTCTGGCAGTTCCCCCACTTCATGGCCATTGGCTGGATGTATCGCGAAGACTATGCCGCAGCCGGCATCAAGCTAACCGCGACCCAGGAACCCGCAAAGTCCGCCGCGCAGATGGCCGTCGCCCAGGCGCTCTTTTACGCCGTGATCATGATCCCCGTCAGCCTATGGCCTGTAGCCCTACACACCACCGGATACATCTACGGCGCAGCCGCGGCGATCCTCTCCGTCGGATATCTCTGGTACACCCTGCGCTTCGCCCGCATCCTGCGCGATCCTCTCTCATCCGAGTCCCGCACCTACGCCCGCGAGTTGCTTCGCTACTCGGTCATCTTTCTTCCTCTGCTGCTTGCCGCAATGACCCTCGATGCTAAAGGACGACTGCTCTTCTAA
- a CDS encoding UBP-type zinc finger domain-containing protein codes for MQCKHLGQMRDVRPNTDGCEECLKIGQEWVHLRMCMECGHVGCCDSSIGKHATKHFHGTKHAIMRSLEPGETWGWCFVDQVMLDPQ; via the coding sequence ATGCAGTGCAAGCACCTGGGGCAGATGCGGGACGTTCGTCCAAACACGGATGGATGTGAAGAGTGCCTGAAGATCGGTCAGGAGTGGGTCCATCTGCGGATGTGCATGGAGTGCGGGCATGTGGGATGTTGCGACTCTTCGATCGGGAAGCACGCAACGAAACACTTCCATGGCACCAAGCACGCGATTATGAGGAGCCTCGAGCCGGGAGAGACCTGGGGGTGGTGCTTTGTCGATCAGGTCATGCTGGATCCGCAGTAG
- a CDS encoding VOC family protein — translation MQLTPFHIAFPVDDLEAARHFYGTVLGCPEGRSAAHWIDFDLFGHQIVAHYKPKVATEGYANPVDGHDVPVPHFGVVLTMARWREFAERLKSQGVRFVIEPYIRFQGEVGEQGTMFLLDPAGNALEFKGFDDFSSLFAK, via the coding sequence ATGCAATTGACACCGTTTCATATCGCATTTCCTGTCGATGACCTGGAGGCTGCACGGCACTTTTATGGAACGGTGCTTGGCTGTCCTGAAGGGCGCAGTGCGGCGCATTGGATCGACTTCGATCTGTTTGGGCACCAGATTGTGGCGCACTACAAGCCGAAGGTCGCGACCGAGGGCTATGCCAATCCAGTGGATGGGCATGATGTTCCGGTGCCGCACTTCGGGGTAGTGCTGACGATGGCTCGGTGGAGAGAGTTCGCCGAGAGGCTGAAGTCGCAGGGCGTCAGGTTCGTCATCGAGCCGTACATCCGGTTCCAGGGTGAGGTGGGTGAGCAGGGAACGATGTTCCTGCTAGACCCGGCGGGGAACGCGCTGGAATTCAAGGGATTTGACGACTTCAGCAGCCTCTTCGCGAAGTGA
- a CDS encoding beta-galactosidase, with amino-acid sequence MKTYSWLFLALLVTAGSLASAQSAKVPSQTILFGAAYYEEYSPTDRLDEDIRLMKAANITVVRIAESTWGTLEPQEGVFDFSHVDRVLNAMDKAGIKVIVGTPTYAVPTWLAREHPDVLAITPQGPGIYGRRQNMDITNPNFRAAAERVIVALIDHVKDHPSVIGYQVDNETKSYDTSGPNVQAAFVKWMQARHPDLNKLNHDFGLDYWSNRINRWEDFPSANGSINASISAAFAEFQRGLVTEYLGWQASLIRQHDRPDQFLTQNFDLDWRGYSYGIQTEVNHFDAARALDVAGIDIYHPTQDHLTGTEIALGGDIARSMRGGQNYLVMETEAQGFPEWTPYPGQLRLQAFSHLASGANMLEYWHWSTTNNAAETYWRGLLSQDEKPNPTYDEAATIGKDLARLGPELVNMKKQNRIAIYVSNRALTAFNAFKFGWGSRTTYNDVMRPFYDALYRMNEEVDFIDPSTTDLSRYKLIVVPALYAASDAEIEHLNAFAKSGGHLIYTFKSGFSDENVKVRSGEQGGPVAEAAGIHYNQFTIPEGVSLEGDPYHVGDKENSARWWMEFVTPTTAKVIAQYHHPVWGKYAAITRNTYGKGEVTYIGFMPSDALAEKIMKEAAERANLWGPQQTLHFPTIMRSGVLANGKAVHYVLNYTPAPAQASYGFPSGKDLLSGTAVQKDGTVALPAWGAAIVEEDSPTRP; translated from the coding sequence GTGAAAACGTATTCCTGGCTCTTCCTCGCTTTACTCGTCACCGCTGGCTCACTCGCGTCCGCCCAATCAGCGAAGGTCCCGTCGCAGACCATCCTCTTCGGCGCAGCCTACTACGAGGAATACTCGCCGACCGACCGCCTCGACGAGGACATCCGCTTGATGAAGGCGGCCAACATCACCGTCGTCCGCATCGCGGAGTCCACCTGGGGCACACTCGAACCGCAGGAAGGCGTCTTCGACTTCAGCCACGTCGACCGCGTGCTCAACGCCATGGACAAGGCCGGCATCAAGGTCATCGTCGGCACACCCACCTACGCCGTCCCCACCTGGCTGGCCCGCGAACATCCCGACGTCCTGGCCATCACGCCACAAGGTCCCGGCATCTACGGCCGCCGCCAGAACATGGACATTACCAACCCGAACTTCCGTGCCGCCGCCGAACGCGTCATCGTCGCGCTCATCGACCACGTCAAAGATCATCCCAGCGTCATCGGCTACCAGGTCGACAACGAGACCAAGTCCTACGACACCAGCGGCCCCAACGTGCAGGCCGCCTTCGTCAAGTGGATGCAGGCCCGGCATCCCGACCTCAACAAGCTCAATCATGACTTCGGCCTCGACTACTGGAGCAACCGCATCAACCGCTGGGAAGACTTCCCCTCCGCGAACGGTTCCATCAACGCCAGCATCTCCGCCGCCTTCGCCGAGTTCCAACGCGGCCTCGTCACGGAGTATCTTGGCTGGCAGGCATCGCTCATCCGCCAGCACGATCGCCCCGATCAGTTCCTCACGCAGAACTTCGACCTCGACTGGCGCGGCTACTCCTACGGCATCCAGACTGAGGTAAACCACTTCGACGCCGCCCGCGCGCTCGATGTCGCGGGCATCGACATCTACCACCCCACCCAAGACCACCTCACCGGCACTGAGATCGCCCTCGGCGGCGACATCGCCCGCTCCATGCGCGGCGGCCAGAACTATCTCGTCATGGAGACCGAAGCTCAGGGCTTCCCCGAGTGGACCCCCTATCCCGGCCAGTTGCGCCTACAGGCCTTCAGCCATCTCGCATCCGGCGCCAACATGCTCGAATACTGGCATTGGAGCACCACCAACAACGCCGCCGAGACCTACTGGCGCGGCCTGCTCAGCCAGGACGAAAAGCCCAACCCCACCTACGACGAAGCCGCCACCATCGGCAAAGACCTCGCCCGCCTCGGCCCCGAACTCGTCAACATGAAGAAGCAGAATCGCATCGCGATCTACGTCAGCAACCGGGCCCTCACTGCCTTCAACGCCTTCAAGTTTGGCTGGGGATCGCGAACAACTTACAACGACGTCATGCGGCCTTTCTACGACGCGCTCTATCGCATGAACGAAGAGGTCGACTTCATCGATCCTTCAACCACCGATCTCTCCCGCTACAAGCTCATCGTCGTCCCCGCGCTTTATGCCGCTTCAGATGCAGAGATTGAACACCTCAACGCCTTCGCGAAGTCCGGCGGTCATCTCATCTACACCTTCAAGAGCGGCTTCTCGGACGAGAACGTCAAGGTCCGCTCCGGCGAACAAGGCGGCCCGGTGGCAGAGGCTGCAGGCATCCACTACAACCAGTTCACTATCCCCGAAGGCGTCTCCCTCGAAGGCGACCCGTACCACGTAGGCGACAAAGAAAACTCCGCCCGCTGGTGGATGGAGTTCGTCACCCCAACCACGGCCAAGGTCATCGCCCAGTACCATCACCCCGTCTGGGGCAAGTACGCCGCGATCACGCGCAACACCTACGGCAAAGGAGAAGTCACCTACATCGGCTTCATGCCCAGCGACGCCCTCGCCGAGAAGATCATGAAGGAAGCCGCAGAGCGCGCTAACCTCTGGGGACCGCAGCAGACACTTCACTTCCCCACCATCATGCGCAGCGGCGTGCTCGCGAACGGAAAGGCCGTCCACTACGTTCTGAATTACACGCCCGCGCCTGCGCAGGCCAGCTATGGCTTCCCTTCAGGCAAGGACTTGCTCTCAGGCACTGCCGTCCAGAAAGATGGCACCGTCGCTCTGCCCGCATGGGGTGCCGCAATCGTTGAAGAAGACTCCCCAACCAGGCCCTAA